The genomic region GTACCAATCACGATAATGATTAGCGCGGTGATCCCAGCAGCAAGCCATCGTAGGAATTGTTGTTGTTCTTTTTGGTAAGTGTTCTTTTGGATAAATTCAATCTTATTGTTCTTAATCCGCACATAGCTCGTTTGTTTTTTCTGATACTCGTCGTTTTGATTCTCAACGGTTAAGCGATAATAACCATCCACCAATCGCTTGCCCCCTAAGGCTAAGTTATCGGTAAATTTAGAACTAGGCGCAATCTTCATATCCTTTTGGTACTTTTCATATTTAAAGAAGGCTACTTTCTGATTTACTAACGTCGTCTTCAAATTCATTTGCTTGAGATACATCGGCATCTGATTTTCAAAATGGAATTTAATTGCCGTTGCTCGATCACCAGATTTTTGAACATCGATCTGATCTATCTTAAGCGGTTGAACATCCTTCTTCGTTAACCTACGACCATTAAGCAGCACTCCGATTGTATAAACATACTCGTTTTGAACAGCCGCCTGACTAGCTTCTTCATCGCTCGCTAAGATTTGAATCGCTGATGCTTTAATCCCACTAAAGGCAGTTGGTTTATCAATCTTAATCGGGATATCGATGCTTTCTTGTGGTTTAATCATCAGACTCTTAGGGACCTCAATTACTTGACTCCCAGCTTGTTTCAACAAGCCCTTTTCAGGTTGACGCGCCTTTGTATAGTCGATTGATCCATTATTATTGGTTGCGGCATCTACGACCTTAATTTTGAGTCTAATTGTCTGGTTGGTTGGATTAAAAACATTAATCTTTTCCACACGTTGTTGCTTCTTTTGCTGAGGCAAATTGAAGTAACCGAGATATTTCCCCCCAATATTATCATTCGGTAATTTAGGTAAAATCGTAATAGTTACCGGATCTTCATCTGGCGACTTATACTTGGCCTTTTTCCCTTCGACACTCATCGGTTGTAACAATAAACCGGCCGTTATGAAACAAATAGCAATGATTAGCCAACTATTCTTCCGTCCGTTAAGCCATGACATATTATTTACTTCCCGTTAATAGTAATTTCAGTAACTCAACAAGTGAAATCAGCATCAACCCACCAGTTGCCATACTAATGTAGAACCACTTATTGATTGGTTTGCGCATAATCTTATCATTGATATTATCAGCGGCTTTCTTATCCACTTTGATATTCTTAATGAATTTCCAAGTCATTGGTAACTTGTTCCAGTCATTTTCACCTTTGACCTGAACTTGAACCTTATATTTACCTGGTTTCAATTCATCAAATTGCCATTGAACCGGTAATGTCACAATTGAGTTTGGTGCGATTTTACTATTATTAACGCTAAAAATCCGTTTTTGTGAAAAGACACCTTGTTTGGTGATAACGGCCTTCATTTGCACATTTTGGAGCATCATTGGTTGCGTGTTCCGAAGATTAATTGACATTGCCGCATGTTTTTGGAAAAGCATTGGTTTAACGCTGTCGTACTTCAACTCTGGATAAACCTTGTAGTGAGCGCCACGTAGGGCAATCCCCATTGAGTAGGCGTAATTACTAGAAACATGAGAATCTTTACTCTTACTTGTCGTTTCTTCAAGGAAATGCCAGTCCCCATAGACTAACCCGCGGAAACCATCACTTGGCATCTTAATCGTTGCCGAAACTGTTCTTGTTTCTAATGGGTTAAGGGTGATGACACGATCCTTCTTATCAACATGCCCAATACTTGTTAGTGGATATTTCAAGCTTTCATCCAAACCCTTAGCTGTAGAAACGAAGTTAACGCCCCCACCGACTTGCGTCATACTATTTCTGAGTTCTGATTTAACCTTCACTTTATGATCCGTATAATTCTTAACCTTCATCATAATGACTTGTTTCTTACCCGGTTGGATCTGCATATCGAAGTAATTAACGTCATTATTAACTTGCGTTTCGACCGGAATTCTTTGGATTTCAAAATCAGATTGTTCATCAGTCGCCGCTGATACAGAATGCATTTGTAAGCCTAAGCCGACTAAACCGGCTAAAAGGCCAAATGCTATGCTTTTCATTTTCACAGTTCAACATCCTCTTCTTTATAAAATGTGCTTTATGGGGCAACCGTTAGATTCCATAATAAGGTTGTCGAATAAGTCGTGTTATATCGCTTCGTTGCTCCTGGTACAAACAATCCAATACTGTAATCCGCTGTTTTTTCATCACCAAATTGATACTTATAAACTGCATATCCAGGGCGATCATACGTTACTCTATTATCAGTACCGTCATCTGCAACAGAGCCATTAGTGTTATCCTTGTGCAAGAATTGGCCCTCTTTTTTATGTGTTACAAGGCGTCTTGGTGTGCCATTAGGAACTAGATTGAAATGATCTAGGGATTCAGTCTTATCACCTTTACCTGAACCTTCCGTCGATTTCCCTTCAGAATGCGTCATCAAAAATTTCGCATTACTAAATTGAAGTCGAGCACCTTCTAATTCAACGTGTTTACTTGGTGTATTAGAATCACCCTTGTAATCGCTTTGGAACTGACCAACCTGTTTAACATCTAGCGCCCAACTATCAATTCCCCAATAATCAGAGATTTCAACACTATATGGTGTTTTCTGATATTTCATTGATTTTGGTGCAGGATCTTTAGGTGCTGGCATATAGAAAGTACGGTCAATCTTAGTATCGTAGAACTTACCAAAATACATTTTCTTAGGTAACGCTGTGAATCCTAAACGCGCCTTTTCGTAGTAAATTTTGTAGGTTACCTCATCCATTGCAATCGCGGGGTCAATATCCTGAAGTAATTTTTCAGGCGCTGTATTGGCATCAATTGTATATTCGACAGGTGTATAACCTTCTATATACGCTGGTCGAATCTTATTTACATCCTTACTTCCATTAAGATCACCTTCAATAATTGTTCCGGTTGAAACGTGTTCACCAATTTTACCCTGAACAGTGATTGGATCATTAATAGCTTTTCCAGTTGCACGGTCAATATATTCGAAGTGCACTTTACTGTCTTTTGGCTTCACCGTTTCCATGCTAACTTCAGATTCACTTGCTGTAGTACTTGTATCAGGCAATTCACTAAGCGTTGTTACCTTATTGCTTAAAATATCACCTTCAATAGCGGTATCCATAACCTTCGCTTTGTAAGTAATCGTCGCGGAATCTCCTGGCTCCATTTGTTTTAACGTCATGCTCCCTAAACTATCAAACTCCGCTGTCGTCCCATCAGAATAATCAACTTTAATCGGCTTCTTACCAGTTTCTTTAACCAATTCCAATTTCTTATCCATTTCATCGAGTAGAGCTGTTGTTTTCATAGTGCTACTCTTCTCATCAACCGTGAACTTAAGCTTAAATCCTAGAACATCGCGTGCATGAACTTGCGTTGTAT from Latilactobacillus sakei subsp. sakei DSM 20017 = JCM 1157 harbors:
- a CDS encoding WxL protein host-binding domain-containing protein, producing MSWLNGRKNSWLIIAICFITAGLLLQPMSVEGKKAKYKSPDEDPVTITILPKLPNDNIGGKYLGYFNLPQQKKQQRVEKINVFNPTNQTIRLKIKVVDAATNNNGSIDYTKARQPEKGLLKQAGSQVIEVPKSLMIKPQESIDIPIKIDKPTAFSGIKASAIQILASDEEASQAAVQNEYVYTIGVLLNGRRLTKKDVQPLKIDQIDVQKSGDRATAIKFHFENQMPMYLKQMNLKTTLVNQKVAFFKYEKYQKDMKIAPSSKFTDNLALGGKRLVDGYYRLTVENQNDEYQKKQTSYVRIKNNKIEFIQKNTYQKEQQQFLRWLAAGITALIIIVIGTWVMIKRKKAK
- a CDS encoding DUF916 and DUF3324 domain-containing protein, with the protein product MKSIAFGLLAGLVGLGLQMHSVSAATDEQSDFEIQRIPVETQVNNDVNYFDMQIQPGKKQVIMMKVKNYTDHKVKVKSELRNSMTQVGGGVNFVSTAKGLDESLKYPLTSIGHVDKKDRVITLNPLETRTVSATIKMPSDGFRGLVYGDWHFLEETTSKSKDSHVSSNYAYSMGIALRGAHYKVYPELKYDSVKPMLFQKHAAMSINLRNTQPMMLQNVQMKAVITKQGVFSQKRIFSVNNSKIAPNSIVTLPVQWQFDELKPGKYKVQVQVKGENDWNKLPMTWKFIKNIKVDKKAADNINDKIMRKPINKWFYISMATGGLMLISLVELLKLLLTGSK